One Syntrophales bacterium DNA segment encodes these proteins:
- the dtd gene encoding D-aminoacyl-tRNA deacylase — translation MRAVIQRVSEAGVTVGGESLSTIGAGLLVFLGVQQGDGEADADYLLEKIINLRIFEDPDGKMNLSLVDTGGSMLVISQFTLLADCRKGRRPSFAHAEEPARARDLYEYFVGKSRDRLDGRVGQGEFQAMMKVRLVNDGPVTIWIDSRRET, via the coding sequence ATGCGGGCCGTCATCCAGCGTGTCTCCGAGGCCGGGGTAACGGTCGGAGGAGAAAGCCTTTCCACAATCGGTGCCGGACTCTTGGTCTTCCTGGGTGTACAGCAGGGGGACGGGGAAGCGGACGCCGATTATCTCCTGGAAAAGATCATCAATCTGCGGATCTTCGAGGATCCGGACGGCAAAATGAACCTTTCCCTGGTCGATACGGGAGGTTCCATGCTCGTTATCTCGCAGTTCACCCTGCTGGCGGATTGCCGGAAAGGACGACGGCCCTCTTTTGCACATGCGGAGGAACCGGCACGAGCCAGGGATCTCTATGAATACTTCGTCGGAAAATCGCGGGACAGGCTCGACGGCCGAGTCGGGCAAGGCGAGTTTCAGGCCATGATGAAGGTTCGCCTCGTCAATGACGGTCCCGTCACGATATGGATCGACAGCAGGAGAGAAACCTGA
- a CDS encoding adenylate/guanylate cyclase domain-containing protein: MAELLSSRDQVVRELMKQRMPTLTSFCVLVADLQDSSRICAELAPEDYFELINDIWKTMESSFRSYYGTYGKHVGDGMVYYFLRDRDSNYLMNAIACSVELKEKMARLSHEWKLRKGWFNDLYLNIGINEGQEFFGTIPTAPNVEFTALGDSVNYASRLSDFARRGSIWTTKNLLSKLSEEERKRIRYGVPSHQEGREVTIENLYSRVMDMISPESPKYRKFLDIAALPITQVLSVAPQKND; the protein is encoded by the coding sequence GTGGCTGAGCTATTGTCCAGCCGCGATCAGGTCGTCCGGGAACTCATGAAGCAGCGCATGCCCACCCTGACCTCCTTCTGTGTCCTCGTAGCCGACCTCCAGGATTCCAGCAGGATCTGCGCGGAACTGGCGCCGGAGGATTATTTCGAACTCATCAACGATATCTGGAAGACCATGGAAAGCTCCTTCCGGAGCTACTACGGCACGTATGGAAAGCATGTCGGCGACGGGATGGTTTATTACTTTCTCCGGGATCGGGATTCCAACTACCTGATGAACGCAATCGCCTGCTCGGTGGAGCTGAAGGAAAAGATGGCGCGCCTCAGCCATGAATGGAAGCTTCGCAAGGGATGGTTCAACGATCTGTATCTAAACATCGGAATCAACGAAGGTCAGGAGTTCTTCGGCACGATCCCCACAGCCCCGAATGTCGAGTTCACTGCTCTGGGGGATTCGGTCAACTATGCATCCCGCCTGTCGGACTTTGCGCGTCGCGGTTCCATCTGGACAACGAAGAATCTTCTGAGCAAGTTGAGCGAAGAAGAACGGAAGAGAATCCGATACGGGGTGCCAAGCCATCAGGAAGGCCGGGAGGTCACCATTGAGAACCTGTATTCGAGGGTCATGGACATGATCAGTCCGGAAAGCCCCAAATATCGAAAATTCCTTGATATCGCGGCGCTCCCCATCACCCAGGTCCTCTCCGTGGCACCCCAGAAGAACGATTGA